From the genome of Lutzomyia longipalpis isolate SR_M1_2022 chromosome 2, ASM2433408v1, one region includes:
- the LOC129790942 gene encoding uncharacterized protein LOC129790942, whose product MNHSVSVAILLMTVAGASAGLYNINITKVDCIADEYYCQDSVCSGIYRSTDPPMFNFSCTFPTTYTSLKMRMVTYYKYTVYRKSLIDHTEDLCAFLENRGHNPLLQIFGDYTMKYSSFEKKKCPFENGTYSFINLPLNLDLLPPSFPDGQYRFDFHLSNQFKSSYFLTQIYLTLRSKRLF is encoded by the exons ATGAATCATTCAGTGTCTGTAGCCATCCTCCTGATGACTGTAGCTGGTGCAAGTGCG GGCCTCTACAACATCAACATTACCAAAGTAGATTGCATTGCTGATGAATACTATTGCCAGGATAGTGTATGCTCAGGCATCTACAGAAGTACCGATCCTCCGATGTTCAACTTCTCGTGCACTTTCCCCACCACCTACACCTCCCTAAAA ATGCGAATGGTAACGTACTACAAGTACACTGTCTACCGGAAATCCCTAATTGATCATACGGAAGATTTGTGTGCTTTCCTGGAGAATCGTGGGCACAACCCCCTTTTGCAGATATTTGGTGACTACACCATGAAGTACTCCAGctttgagaagaagaaatgtcCATTCGAG AATGGCACGTATTCGTTTATAAATTTACCACTGAATCTGGATCTCCTCCCACCGTCATTTCCCGATGGTCAGTATCGATTTGACTTCCATCTCAGCAATCAGTTCAAGAGTTCCTACTTCCTCACGCAAATCTACCTCACCCTACGCAGCAAGAGGCTCTTCTGA